CGGCCGCCCGATTCAAGCTCCGTCGGCCGCATCCGCCCTGCTTTTCCGCCGCCATGCTACCGCTGTCCGATTCGAGCTCCGTCGGCCGCATCCGCCCTGCTTTTCCGCCGCCACACTACAGCTGTCCGATTCGAGCTCTGACACCCTGCCCCACCTTAGTTGAAGCCCGGCCGCCGCCCAATTCGAGCTCCGCCAGCCGCCGGTGCTCGACTCGACGCTCAGACGCAACCGCGCCACTGCCATGCCACCCAAAAAAAATCTCCAAGAGCAAGACCGGCTTCTTCGGAGTGCGGAAGAAGCCGTCCGGGAACTTGTCGTGGAGTTCCAGTGCAATGGCTATCGCTACTGGATCGGCACGTTCGACTCCGTCGACATGGCCGCACGTGCGTACGACATCGCCGCGTGGCAGTTACTAAAAGGGTATAAGATGGCTGCAAAAACTGTTTCATTGTCATGTTGAACAATTAAGTACTTCATCCATGAGCACCATATTCAACCAAATTATATTTCTTTGATTTGTAATTTGCCCACTAGTGTCATGCTTTCCATATATTTTTATGGATACCACATGTCTGCCACATTGCTACTATAGAACTGCCATGTCATCAAACAAATCAGCTCACAATGGCCGGATGGGTATGGTTTGGGTTAAACCCACATAGTGCTCTCACTATTCCTCATGTCATACTTCTCCATATGTTCTCTCCCAATTGATTTGTTTAATAATGTGGCAAAAGCTGGCATCCTCGTTAGCTGGAATCACTTGTAAACTAGAGTTTAGGGTTAAAAGTCGTCCTTTTGCTAATAACAACAATCAACTGCTGTGGCAGCTATATATGATCTGGATTGCACATTTCATAGTAGGAAACAATAAAATCAACTAGGCTTTTCATGGCTGAGGAGGGCTGCAAACTAGGTCAAAATTACAGAAATTAAGTAGTGCCAAACTTGTATAGTCTTTAGAAAAGCAGCAGTGATAAATGGCTAACTCAGTTTCACGGGCATCCTGGAATCATGTCAGCCCCAACTCTATGCTCCCATGAAATTTCTAGCCTTTAACACTCTAAAGAATCTCTAAAATTGTTTCTATCGGAAACAAGCTAAAAGAAGATTCTGGTATCAGCGCTACTAGTATTGTTTGGTCATGTACTATTTAACCCTTGGCATGCAAATACAGTAGGAAAATATAATTTGTGATGAATTCGACTCACAAGGAATTTGGCGGCCCCAAAGAGGAACTATTCCCTTGTAAAGCCTGAAATGAACACAGAGCGTTAAAGAGTGTTCTGCAGTATCTTGAATAGAACCAATCATAACATAATCAGTACAGGACATGCAGTATCTATACCCAAAGGCACCTTCGGACCGGACAAGCTTCGGAAGCCCATCGGTTAGGCATCGAGCGAATCCCGGCTGGGTCTGGATTCGAACCTTGACGGCTTCCATGGGGCAGAGAGCTAAATCTGCAATTACCTCAGCCGACGCCGATGCAGCGAGGTAGATGACGGTCTTCAACCTGTCAGCATTCTCGGGGCCAGCAATGTCCGAGTAACACTTCTTGAAGTACTCGTAGAAACCAAACTTGCAAGCTCCCTGGCTACTATACCCAACCAGCGTGGCCATCCAGCCTTTGAAGAACCCACCAAGACCTTGCTCTTGGAGCAGCACACCGAAGCCAGACGAGATGTCCCTGTACTTGCTAGGGTCAACCTGCGAAGAGCAATTCCCGTTGGAAATTAGCATTAGGGCACAGGAAGCTTGTACAGGAGCAGCAGGGGAGCCTGTTTCTGCTTCAGAGACCTGCATATTGCACTTGACGAGGTCGAGCGGCGTGACTGCGAGGTGGGTGAGGCCGGTGCTGAGGACCCCGCCGAGGGCGCAGGTGGCATAGAAGAGCGGCGTGTGCAGCTGCACCGGCGGCGCCGCATCCGCCTCCATCCTCCGCTCGGCCGCTCTGGCCCTCCGGTCGCGGACGGCGATCTCCCACCTCTTCCCCAGCTGCTCCGCGTTGGCGGCGAGCGAGGCCAGGAGACGGTCGAGGGGCAGCGTGGCCGCGGCCGTGGGGCAGCCGGCCTTGTCGCGGTTCACCATCTGGGGACGTGAGCTGGGAGCTGGAGCTGGGCGCGGTACTCGGGAGGTCGTCGCGGTCGGAGACGCGCATGGTAGGGGGAGCAGCGGGGAAGGGGGTTCGGGCGAAGGCCGCGAGCTGAGCTGAGAGCCGCCCTTGACCCTTGCTCTCCCGCGCCGGCGGTTGGCCGAGACGCGAAGTGGCGTGCGGCGGCTGCTTTTTCGAGGGACGCCGACGCGAGATTTGGGTGCGGATTGGGTGGCGAGATGCTGCCGCCGCGCGCAGCGGGCGGGGCGGACCCCACCGCCTGTCGAGAGGAAAAGATCCGACACGCGACGGGAGGTTGCGGTGTCTGATCGATCGACGGAGAGAATATGCCGCCCGCGGTACACGTACACTGCCACGGCGTCGTCGTCTACGTGCATCGCAGGTGCCACCTGCGTGCAGTTGACGCAGAGGGGTATGCTTGGCGCGGTACACTGGCCGGCGCCGTCTGCGTGCATCGCGGGCGTGGATACCGTGAATCTGTGATGATGCCTCACGTGGTTTGATTGCTGTTAGTGTTTCAGACCCTCAGTGGGTGGCGGTGATAGTTGACATGTTGGCAATTAGCAACCACTGGAAATACCGATTAGAGTAGAGTCCAGCTAGAACGCCTCTTTCATAAGTACTCCCTCGTTTAAACTATCAAAACGTCATACTTCCTCCGTTTCAAATTATAGTGCGTCCATGTTTTTTGAAGTTCAACTTTAATATAAATTTGATCAACGAGACTGACTACAGTGGGAACAAAATTTATATAATTGAAAAGTTCTTTTGAATACGAATTCATTGGTATAAATTTTGCTCCCACCACAGTTGATCTcattggttaaatttatggttaaAGTTGAAGTGCGGGAACCAAGGACGCACTATATTtcgaaacggagggagtatagtatttagaaacggagggagtatatcttaTCGGTATGCCAACTCACCCGTATCAATATCTTATCCACTGAAGCACACGATACATGACGTTGAGCTTTATCTATTGGTGGATTGCGCCTGCTTAGACGCCCGGACCCGACCCTCGCGTCGCCCGAGCCGGGCGAATCAGCGTGAACCCAGCCGCCACCGGCCCGCCCCCACCTCCTGCCCCTCCCCACGTCGCCGCTGCTGGAGGGCCGGCTGGTGAAGTCTTACCGGGCCCTGGGATGGCGGATGCGGGGTCGTTTCTCCTCATCGCCCAACTGCCCTCCTCCTCCACACCTCTCCTCCAAATCCGGTCTCGGACAACGCCGACGGCCTCCCCCGGCAGCCTCTTCCCCGCTACGCAGACAATGACGGGGCCTCCCATCTCAAGCACGGCGTACCCTTCCCCCCAAGATCCGATCTCACGCGTCTTCATCTGGCTGCCCCTCCCCTACGTTGCGGCAGACGTTGCGGCTTGTCACCAATGATCACCCTACGATACGCATACAATGACGGGTGTTGTGTGTTGGGTAacatagtagaaaacaaaaaaatttgcCCTACGATCACCCAGGAACAATATGAAGATGCCTAACGGGTTGTGACCAATGATCGTTACCGACTCCGGGAGTGCAGCGGAAATAGACGAGTCGATGTAGATCGTACTTTGAGTCCCTCGAAGTCGATGACGATCCCGCGAACCGCCCTCGAACGATCCCTCGAACAGAAGACCGAAAGCACAACCTCTCTATTTGGTTGCAAGCATACTGTCTTCACAATCCGGGAGCGCTTCACCGTGCAGAGCTAATCATCGCCGGAGAATTAGAGGGGGGAGTTTAGAACCACACtgggcttctaattatgaggattagaggaataacaacaagatctttgtttgcacaatgaagaagacattagtcaactataggatgatgctaactcttttaccttgttttccCCTTGTGCTATTTCAAATTTTAGAACAGTTATTTatgcatatctttgttttcagtcctttccaaagcagttcaccgatgattacctctcaaaccacctgcatggtcaagaggcgaggaaggtattcattcaacacccatggTAGAATGTTGAAGTCTTCCTCGAGAGGACGAAGGTTGGACGAGCCATTATCCATAGGCACCAGTGGCGGAGCCAAGAATGAAGCAAGGCCTGGGCCCAATTTTTTTCGACAACATGGAAAAACTTTGTCACTTAAAGCTACCTCATACCATTTCTAAAAGATACCTAATGTGAAATCATACAAAATAAAGTTGAATTTCTCTACAACTTAAAATGATGCTCAATGCTCCAAGAAAATAGATAAAACATGACAGAAGTAGAAGAAGTAATAtgggaataaaagaaaaataccaAGTCAATTGATTACTTCCTTGGTGCCCCCCGCCATAACTTGATCAACGGTAGAAGAGCAAACACGTGAGTCAGGTTAATCCTTTTGCACCGAAAAAATTGGCAATTACATCAACCTAGATATATGggatacacacacacacaatatCAATTAAATTTTAGTTTGGAGTAGTTTATACATTGACACACCGTAACACAGAAATCACATTGACATTGTAGAACATGGTACAAGTGAAAAACATGAGGGGAAACAGGAAAATCATCAAAGAAAAATACCAAGCTTCGACAGTCAAGCAACCAGATGGCGCACCCACACAAGCGAACTGCGCACAGGAGGGCGGTGGCCGGGAGCAGGAGGGAAGTGGGAGAGGGCGGAGACAACGCCACGATGGCGGATGGAGCACAGGAGGGCAATGGCCGGAGCAGGAGAAGTGGGAGGGCGGAGACGACTCCACGACTGCGGATGACAGCTGGTACTGGCGGCGACGTGAGTGCTGGAAATCGTGCCAGTTGGATCGAGCGCGTCAGGTCGGCGACGTGAGTGCCGGCATCTCATCTTCCTGCGTGCAAGTTAGATCGAGCGGGTCCTGCTTCGTGCGTGCGTTCCAGGTTAGCCATCCAATCAGGCTTTGGGCCTCTCTTTTTTACAGCACTGCACCCGGGCCTGCATAAAAAACTATATAGATAATAGCCTGTAACATTTCTCACGCCCCCGGCCTTGGCCCTGGGTGCCAGGGGCCTAGCTCTGCCCCtgatagccactggcctaaagttgcaaagacattcaacatcactgaaggctcaatatttgcgtTTCGTTTCTgtagttttccagatgagattcatctgtctatttactatgtatgatgctactttccaaaggttttcgatgttgcatgtgaaacttggtgccgTTGTGTAATGGCGTAGCTAGCTATATGCCTATATGGTGTaactgagtgctgaagctatcaGATGTaattcaattatgaaatcctggttgccaTAATACGAGTATGAAATATAtggtgtgttttataagaaatatcaattTGATTACTAAATGGATTATCCGTAATAGACCAATTAGCCTGCTTATTGGGATTTTCTATTGCAGATGGTTTCTCAGACAACatcgtgggcgatgaactcaaacaacccagACGGTTGTAggcgtgttggatcaatgaagaATCACACATGACTTCGGCTAGAGagctgtttgcgttaggccacttgcacaaacgtttccacatAAAAAATCATGTGTGATACACacacgaacggaaacgttttt
This sequence is a window from Triticum urartu cultivar G1812 unplaced genomic scaffold, Tu2.1 TuUngrouped_contig_5672, whole genome shotgun sequence. Protein-coding genes within it:
- the LOC125529537 gene encoding mitochondrial phosphate carrier protein 3, mitochondrial-like (The sequence of the model RefSeq protein was modified relative to this genomic sequence to represent the inferred CDS: added 419 bases not found in genome assembly) — translated: MHVDDDAVAVYVYRGRHILSVDRSDTATSRRVSDLFLSTGGGVRPARCARRQHLATQSAPKSRVGVPRKSSRRTPLRVSANRRRGRARVKGGSQLSSRPSPEPPSPLLPLPCASPTATTSRVPRPAPAPSSRPQMVNRDKAGCPTAAATLPLDRLLASLAANAEQLGKRWEIAVRDRRARAAERRMEADAAPPVQLHTPLFYATCALGGVLSTGLTHLAVTPLDLVKCNMQVDPSKYRDISSGFGVLLQEQGLGGFFKGWMATLVGYSSQGACKFGFYEYFKKCYSDIAGPENADRLKTVIYLAASASAEVIADLALCPMEAVKVRIQTQPGFARCLTDGLPKLVRSEGAFGLYKGIVPLWGRQIPYTMMKFSCFETIVEMVYKHAVPKPKDQCSKPLQLAVSFAGGYIAGVLCAAVSHPADNLVSFLNNAKGATVADAITTIGLWGLFTRGLPLRIIMVGTLTGAQWATYDAFKVFVGLPTTGGVSSSCHAATTLHRVDHEKQN